The window CGGTGGCCAGGCCTTGCATATCAACTTACCCCTCAAGACCCTCTGATCGACACGGCCCAATGCAAGCGCGATATCGCGCTGATGTCGGAGCTGGGGGCCAATGCCATTCGGGTGTACCATGTTGACCCGACTGGCGACCACCAGGGCTGCATGTCGGCTTTTGCCGATGCGGGCATCTATCTGTTTGTGGATCTCGACACCTTTGACACGCAGATTGAACAGGTCGGTTTTTTCTTTGGGGCGCCCCGCcaattattattttttttctttgccagTGGAGAGCTAACGATCACGCCAGACGGACCCGCACTGGAACCAGACCCAGTTTGATCGATTCCAACAGGTGCTCGACGAGTTCGTCCAATACGACAACACCGCCggcgtcttcgtcggcaATGAGGTCTTGACGACTTCCGCCGGCTCTGTCGCTGCGCCTTACGTGTTGGCTGCCGCCCGCGATGTCAAGGCCTACCGGGATCAGAAGGGATACCGCGAAATCCCTGTCGGTTACTCCGCCGCCGATATTCCTACCCTGCGGCCCATGCTCCAGAACTACCTGGCGTGCGGACAGAATGCCTCGGACCGGCTGGATTTCTACTCCTTAAACGCGTACGAATGGTGCGGCGAATCCAGCTACACCGTGTCGGGCTACGacatgttggagaagaacgCCACGGGCTACCCGatccccatcttcttctcggagACCGGCTGCATTGTCCCTCCGCCGCGCACATTCGATGACCAATCGGCCATCTTTGGTCCCTCGATGGAAGACACCTGGTCTGGCGCCATCATCTACGAGTGGATCGAGGAAACCAACGACTACGGCTTGATCAGCTATGGCCCGCCGGATCTGAACGCCCCGGCCACCAATACTCTGGTTGTAGATGGCTACACCCGCCAGGGTACCCCGACGCCGATCTTGCCGGATTTCACCAACCTGAAGTCCCAGTGGGCGACTCTGAAGCCGACGGGCGTCGCTCTCTCGGACTACCGTGCCGCTGTCTCCTCGATCAGTTCCCTCGAGTGCCCGGCTTTTACCAACGGCGCCTGGGAAGTCGAGCCCAGCGCGCAGCTGCCGACTCTGGGACAGACGTACGAGAAGGGTGCTGCCAACGCGCAAGCAACCGGTTCGGGTGGCAGTGGTGGCAGTGGTGGCAGTGGTGCCAGTACGACCACTGCTACTGGGGCCAGCGCCACAAAGACGAACGCGGCCAGCGCACTGGTGATCCGTGGGGCCCCCGAGATGGACCGTATGGTTTATCTTTCcattgccttctccagcCTCGTGGGCTTCGCAGCCTTCTGGCTATGAGTGACGAAGTGTTTTATTCcatgtttctttttgggggggggggggggggggggggctATGACGAGGAGGTCTTGTATCAATATGCATCCTTGGAATTACAGGATAGATACCAAGTTTGACTGACTACCTAGACGGCGATTCCTTGGTTCTGTGTTCTGGCAACATGACTGAGCTGGGTTTTGTCACGAAGCGTACACGAATTTGCTTCACGATCATGTATTATCCACcacattctcttcttcgggctgTACAATATACATATTTTCATTCAGTCAACTGCTGGGCTTTTGAAGGTCATTGTACAATCGAATCGTCTCTTCGGAACTAAACGAGTAGCCCATGAATAGGTACGGGTTCACAAGCTAATATAGAACAGTGGCTGATGGATCATAAATCATGCCATTTAACTGCCAACCCCGGGCGACTTTCTCTCACTAACCCATTCCTCGCGGCAGCGCAGCTTGCCTATTGCGAAACAAGGTCGTTACTCAGATCCTCCCATAAGTCCTGCAGGCCCTGGTGGGTTATCCAACTAGAAGCCGGTCCTGTTTCACAAACGACGAAGAGCTAGCCGGGTCGTCACTGAGATTTGCATCGCTGCCACACAAATCATCCGAGAACCCAAAATCAAATCCTGACATGGGGGAAGGGAGAGCCGATATACCATTGACGTGGGCAGTATTGTGTTTCTCAATATCGTTCCCTTTGTCCGGATGGCTGTTTTccacctttctcttcttctgcgccACAGACCCAGCCACTGACACACAATGCACAGAGACACCATTTGCCCCATCCGCAGCAGGGATCCGGCTGATATCAGCCGCGAAATACTTCCGCACTTGTCTCGCGCTCGGCCGCATCTCCGGCTCGGATTGCAGCATCGACCGAACAACGGAGAGCATGCCAGGCACCGCCCAGAAGACATCGTCGCTGGCTCGTTTGCGACGGCAACGCTTTTTGGCATCGCCTTCCAGCAACGAAATCCACGACTGGATCTGCACGGCATTGCGCGATAGATGGAAGGACGCGTCGGCGTTGCCCCCGCCCCGGCCGGCGGACCGGTTGCGGGCGCTGCGGTGGGAGGCGAATGATGAGAGAGATTTTTTACAGAGATGGgtgaggatgtcgagggTTATGGCCGCGAGGGAGAAGACGTCCGATGGGAGGGGGGATGTTTGCTGGGACGTCCAGGTGCTGAGGACGGGGTTGGTGGAATGTCTTGCGGGAGCGAAAGAGGACATtatggatgaagatgaagatgaagaagagggcgaggaggaggagttTGATGGAGTCATGGACGCAATTGATAGACGGGGTTGGGGCCTCTGCATCAGACTGGGGCTGCGGTGCTGTCGTAGTCCCTCGGTGGTAGCGTTCATGCCTGAGTATgttgaagacgaggaggaagacgtGGAGGGTGCAAAGGAGGACCGCGATGATGAGACAGGCAACCCTACGTGGATAGCAGTTCCcttggaggcggcggagtcCGGCCGTGGGAGGtccggcgaagatggagggctTTCGTTCAGCGATGCCAAGGTAGATTTCGTCGACCGCTTCCGTCGCGCTGTTCGGCTTCCAGATGGGAGCACCGTGCGAGCTGGGGTGGTAGACGGCGGCTGGACCCGGGCGGTAGCTCGCACCCAGCGCTCTGGAGGAGAGTAGTTGTATGACTCCAGCTCGTGGGCGCGAGGTGGTTCGAGAAGTGAGTCGAGGGCCTGGAATTGACCGAGGCTGATCTGGAACATAGGGTCGACCAGGATATTTGAAGGGTAGATGGCACCATGAGGTTGGCCATGAGCGTGCAGCCAGGCCAATGCTGATCCCAAGCAGTGCGGCCAGGTAATCAGGATCTCTCGGCGGCGCTCTTTCGGTAGTTTTTTGAAGGATTGTGGCTCGTCGGTCAAGAAACTGTGCAGCGTGCGCTCTGCCGTTGCGCCAGTGAAGAGCGTGCAGATTGTGCGGTCGACGGAATATGAAGCATATACGGAAGTGATATGCTCATGCGCCAGCCGCTGCAATGATCGAATTTCCTGCAGCACCTCCTCTGGCTTGAAGAAGTGCGGTTCGACACCGAGCTGGACTTCTGACCGGAGAAGTTCACGACATACTGAGCCGGCCAGCACAATATTGTCGACTTCAGCATCACGGCCTTGCATCCCGGCACTGTTTCCACCACGCATCACCTCCACAGGGACGCTTTCTTGCTCCGTGTATGTTACatgctcgccctcggcaaTACCGCGGACTAGGAATCGCCATTGAGCCCGCAGAAATTTGGCATTCAGCGTAGAACCTCCTCCGTCGGACgagagacggaggagatgaaCTTGATCTCCTGCAATAGGCAGATTGTCATCATCGAGAGACTCGTCAACCAGCGTGAAGATCCGTTCCGGAACCCCGATATCGCTGAGAATCAAAAAGAGACGTGCTGCCTTGAGGAGAATCCAATCCAAATATGTATCGCTGGTCAGGCCCTCTGCCCAGGGCGGGAGATCCAACAGTCTCGGGTGGTTTACTGCAGGGAGGATACTGGTCACGTATTTGGCATCCAAGGTCGATTTGATTCTCTCCTCGGGCCACCATAGAGAACTTGGTTCATGCCGTGCAGCCATGATGTGAGCATTGTTGACAATTGACAAGAGAATCAAGAGAATGTTGGGACATCGCAAAACCAGGAGAGGGAGGCTGATATACAGTGGCGAGAGGTGAGATATGGGGTGTGTGGACACGACTATCAGGGCGGACAGTGCGGTAATTAATCCGTTTTGCTTATTTACTCTGGGCAACACCTACTGGCTGGCATAATGCTTATCTCGATCACCTCCCTGGGGAAAGTGACCTGTTCCGCCAGTTGGGCCGGCCGGGGAATCATCAGCAACCGGGGGTAGATGTCGCCCCGTAGGGGACCGCCTTCCGGGCATCCCTGGTGAACGGCCACCTCCGACCAATAATGGCTGAGCGTCCACTGAAAAAGAGCCTGTGAACGTGCATTGATGGGGGCAATCTGGCCAGCAGCCAATCTAGAGCGGTTGGCTTATCAGGCCTGTGTTGTTGGGCCGAGATAAGCGATTGATCTCCGATGACAGGAGGTTAGGGCAGGGCAGGCCGTACAGAACGGTTCCTTCCGAGCGGTGGGGAACTACTGAAGGGCTTGTTCTCTTGCTGCTGTTCATGCAGGCGTGGGAGATCATTGCGGAGTCCGGATGGAGGTACGATGCGCCTAGCCTCGGGTAGACAGACGGTCGGCCGTTCTGGGCATTTGCGTTCGGAGCGAGAGAACTAATCTTCTATCCAAGGAACAACACCCACTCCCATCAAACACATTCCAGTGGTTCATGTTCGGCTGTTCGCTGGACCCGGATCCGCATCCCAGGTCTGATCTCACCCCCTTTCTCCACCGTGCCCATCACGCCCGCCAGACGGCCCACGATCTTTCTGTCCTCGTCTCGCACGATGAGTCTTTCTCGTAGCCCGGCGCGAAACTTGTCAATCTGTGGACAAGGATTGCGCAGCCCCATAACCACAACAACAGGGCCAGCATCACATTCCCCATCTCCGTTTCCATTGAGACCAGGTTCTGGATCAACAAATTCGAGCTTTGTTTCCTTCCCCAAGTTCTTCAAATCAATGCCAATCGTAGTCACATTCTCACCCAGATCTCCAGGATTAACCGGCCCAGCTGCTAACACTTCCGTGAGCAATTCCAGTGGTATAAGATGCACCTGCCGCAGATTCGCGGGGGGAGGTCGAATATGTAAGCGCGAGCGATGCTGGACAGTTACACCGGCGTGCGCATCGCCTTGGATCCCCAGGCCGGCTATTAGGGTTATGCTGGGCACGGGCTCTTTGGAGAAGGAGTGTGTTGATGATGTGGACACAGAGTGAACGGTTCCTTGAGCCTGTCCGGCCATTGTCCAAAGGCTACGTTGATGTCTGGCTTGGTGGAGTTAGGAATCGAGTCACATATTGGGAAGAATGAACTTGGCTGGAGCGGACTGGTACTAACTCACATTTGTCTTGATATGTATGCAGCTTCTCTTCAATAGGCATgagagaagacgaagaccagAGGTCTCTGCTGGGCAAATTTCAGTCCGAGATGAGACGTTGAGTCATTGCCGAGGATCGGCTTCTCTATTGGCTGTTTTCATAGTAGACCACGGGCCAGAGCACGACGTTCTACACCGGATCCACATACAGTAACTGGAAGATCTAGTGTATTTGACAATTAAGGAGTGAAGTATACAATACAGGACAAATTCTTCAGACACAGATAGAAACCAGGTCGGTTCGACAGCCAAGGCCAATGCCATAGTTTCAAATTAAGCACGGTCGTCATAGTGCAGAGGCTGTGAAAACAGAAAGGAAAACCAAACACATTCTGCGAAGAGATAGAAAAACAACAGACTCAAGTTCAAACAGAAAATGGAAAAATCGCTCGGTGGGTTGCGCGTTTACAGCATCAGGCCGAACAGGGCGGCAAGAGACGCGAGCAGAAGACTCGAGGAGAATGAGACCGTCGACGCCAAACTGTAAACTGAAGTAGGACTGGGCGTTGCGACGGTCGAGGGCCGACTACTGACGACCATGGTCGAGGAAGCTGGCACCGACGCAGGGAGTCCAGTGTTGACAGGCGAGCTGCCGTTGGGCGTCTCGGCGGGGATCAGGCCGACGGTCGGGCTATTGCCCTCCGCACTGGAAGTAGTGAACTTGACCTGCGGGACTGTGACGGTAAAGCTCGAGTAGGTGATGGTGGTAACAGGGGCAGAAGTAATCACGGCAACAGAGGAGATACCTGAGCCAGAGGCCGCAGAGACGCCAGTCGGACCGACAGTGATAGTCGAGGGGATAGCAGTCACAATGGCCGGGTTCTGCGGGATCCATTCGGCACAGATCCCAGTGAAGTAGGACATGGCCGACTCAACCTCCGCCTTGGAGGCGCCCCATGCGTCAATGCAGGAAATGACCTTCTTGGTGAACTCCTTGTTCGGGCAGAAGCACTTAGCATCGCTGTTAGACGTGCACTTAGGCAGGAGCGACAGCCATGTGTTGATGCACTGCGGCACGGTGCTAGGGCAAGGAGCCGAGGGGACCGAGGTCGGCGAAGTGCCAGTCGTGCTAACGCATTTCGGGCAATatgtcgaggtcgaggtcaGAGTAACGGTAGACACCGTGCTCGAAGTCGTGGTGATAGTATTGGTGCCCGAGGTGATAGTGGCGGTGACAGGGCACGTAGTTGTGGTCTCGTAGGTCACCACAGTTGTTGTGGTATCTGCAGGGACAGAGGGAGTGGAAACGGAAGTGGTAgtggaagtggaagtggaagtggcagatgtggtggtggaaatGGATGTGGTAgtggaagtggaagtggcagatgtggtggtggaggtggaagtggaagtggCACCGACTCCCGAGGGAGTAGGGATGCTTCCAGTACCGGCAGAGACAGAAGTAGTCGTGCTTCCTTCACACCTAGTGCAGACAGTCGAAGTCTCGGTGATCGTGATAGTAGAAATAGTACTAGAGGTCGTGGTGAATGTGCTCGAGCCAGAGGTTATTGTGGCAGTGACGGGACAGACAGTGGTTGTCTCATAGGTAATGACGGTAACTATGGGCTCTCCAGGGGTGGAAGTAGCGCTAACGCCAGAAGGAGCAGGGGTCGTGGCAGGGACAGACGGGACAGAAGTAGTCGTGCTTCCCTCACACCTGGTGCAGACAGTGGACGTTTCGGTGATCGTGATAGTAGAAATAGTACTAGACGTCGTGGTGAATGTGCTTGAGCCAGAAGTTATCGTGGCGGTCACAGGGCAGACAGTAGTGGTCTCATAAGTAATGACGGTAACGGTGGGCTCTCCAGGAGCAGAGGGTGTAGAAATAGTGCCAGCTCCATAAGGAGCAGGGGTCGTTGTAGGGACAGACAGGACAGAGGAGCCACCGCCAGGCGAGGATGGGGTAGGAGACACAACAGACGAACCAGCAGGTGTACTGGCAGGAGACACTCCAGTCGGGCTAGCAGGGGTCGAGGTGGTCTGAGTCACCGGGCAGATGGTAGTAGAGACGGCAATGGTTGAGGTCACCACACTAGTGGAATCAGCCGGGCAGTTGGTGACGGTTGAAGCACATTTGGTGATTGTAATCTCACTAGTGATGTACACGGTCGAGGTAGTCAACTTCAAAGGAGTGCTAATGGTCGTGGACCCAGTGTACTCGGGGGGAACAACGGGGGTAGTGGGGATAGATGGAaggatggtggtggtagggATATATGGAAcgatggtggtggtagggACAGATGGAACAGTGGTAGTAGTGCCGGGGGTGCAGTCAAAGCCGATGCTGTAGATGCCGAAACCGCAGCTTTCATCATTACTGTCGTCAGGCAGCTTGAAGTGGACGGAGGTGGCTCCACCGCACTGGTCATTGGTGATGATGCTACCTTCGGACGAGCAGGAAGCAGTGTTACGACACTGCGAGCCGTCAGGCATGCCGTAGATGATCTGTACGTCGGTTTTCTTCGAAGTGGACATGTGAAAGTTGGTAATGGAGAAGCCACCCTCCTCACCACTGCACGAAAATGAGGGAGCCGACGAGCTGTCGCTCTTGTACGCCGTTCCTTCGATGCATTTGCCCTGGCGATCAGGTCAATGTGAGCCCAGATCGAAACTGGTATCCTTGACTTACCTGCCTCATACCGCTACGCTTTCCGTACGATACACCactgaagctgctgctgcaagTAAAGCCGGAAAAGTCAAAGCCGCCGTATTGTCCGAATGATCCAGTAGAGAGGCCGGTCCAGTCGAAACCGGTCTTTTGCCACTCATTACACTGGTTGGGCGACCTGCCTGGGCTACTGTAGCACTTCTCAGAGCCCCAGTACTAGGTGAAGTGTTAGTGTATACATGAACACCAAGGAAGGATAGCAGACATACAGCACCGGTGGCCTGGGCAGCggccagaagagaaaagaacGCGATGGAGGTTGCAGCCTTCATATTGAAAGGGCGCTGTCAACGAGAGgctgaaggagagagatgagagaggTGCTGGGGTGGCACAGAAGTGATATAACTAGTATTGTTGAAAACCTGCAACAATGGGACCCTGACGGGGATAAGGAATACAATCCTAGTCCGAAACGAATGGCTTTGGTTCTGAGCAAACCGAGAAGAGGGAACAGACTGAACGAAGCGGAAAAGATAAACAATGACTGGAGCAAGAAACAAGAAGGATGAATGCCTGCTGAACTTTCAGGGAGGAGGGCGCGTCTTAAAACGAGAAGACCCATAGAATCTAGACAAAGAGTTCTTCCTGGTGGCTGCAGCTGGGCCATGTCCGGCGCCCCTCGTGGGGCGAGCTCATTGTGCAGAGCAGGCAGGTCAAGCCATCATAGTCCCATCCTTCCAATCGGCATAGTTGAGGCCGAGCAGGTGAAACGGAATCGCCCCCCGAATTGGTTGGCGGGCGTCCACTAGTGCAGGAACACACCGAGGATGCTCGCAGCGAACCAGTAATGTTCTGAGAACTGGAACCGTTACCTGGCGGCTGTGGGGATCCAATGAGGTGCTGAACCTCCAGTGTGTGAGATCCGTAAGAGAAACATGGCGGTTAAAAATAGAcatgaagaggaagcgccGGATCAGCATAGAGCAGCGTGAGCATCCCAAATCAACAATTTCTCGAAACGCGATTCAACGTGTTCATTctgcagaaacagaaacATAATAATGATTAACTTTCACTTCTCTTTTTATTCGCATTTTGCTTTGGATAGTGTTGGCATCTGTCGCGGGCTTGATCGCCGACTCCTTTTCTTCCTAGAATCTCACCCAAACCTAGGGCTCACtgagtggaagaagaatggtcGAAAAGTGGAAGGCTAATCATTACTGATCTCAGTGGGCTCGGTTGATTGGTCAGAAAGTCACCAAGTCCCTGTCTGGGCTTTGCAGCTCTGGCGCCGCAGGTTACAACCCTGCCTGCCGCCGGCGTCTCGCCCTGAGACTTGCTGAGACGAATGCTCTTCCCTACAGCCGATCTTGTGCCGTCAGCGATCGGTACAGCTTTTTGTCAGACTACGATCGAGGAAATCTTGATTTATTTGTCCCTGTTGGTCCGATTGTTTTTGTTCGACCGAAAATAAGTCCGTCGAGCGGCGATGACTGGTTAGTGACATAACCGCCCCATCTGGCCAACCGGAATCCACGGCTTCAACTGCCCTGTAAGTTAGCGAGCTTGTTGTCAGAACTCCTGCCTGTGCAGCCCGACGTGTTCTTTGTGCCGTTTTTTCCAAAGGGAATAGTCAGTCAGGGGTATGTACGTAGTGTGGTGGCTGAAGTGTTCCTGATCCTGTCAAAGACCCGGAACGGGTCTGGCTTCCGGTGGCGCCGGTACCTGTATGGAGTCGACGTGCTAGTACCAGAGAGAGTTCCTACACATGAACCGGATCTTGCTCTCTCGGCTTCCAGTGCTAGCCCCAGGAGTGCTAGGCTGCACTAGTTAGCTAGGATTCCAATGGAGCCATCTTGATCGAGTGTGGGTGGCCGGGACATTTTGTCTCCGGCTCAGCTTGTTTAGCCGAAGCACATCGAGCTCGGTCTTTGTCCACTCTTTGAGCATTTGGGAATATTAAGTGTAATGTTTCTCACTACTCCGTAGTAGGAATTGTATTCCTCTTGAATCGGAAATTCTCGCACACGAAAATCATTGGGACTCAAGCTATAACATAAATATATAGGGTCATTTGCCGAATCATACACAATAAAACGCAGGACGAAAAGTTCCTCATCAAACACGGCATTAAGCTTCATGCAGGCGAGTGACAGGGAAGACAGCATGAGTTTCAGCTTTGAGACCTGCCAGGACTAACAAGTCGCGGGCTCGGTGTCACACACTGCCACTCCGGCTAAAACAATAAGAGAGCTAAAAGCGGACGAATCGGATTAAAGCCATCTTACTGCGCGGATTTACCCTTGAGGATTCTGACTTGAAATACCGGGTTGTCATTGTATGAGTTCGTGCTTAGGACTATGTTTATATGTTCTAGTAATCAACTGTTTATGATTAAGGATATCTGTATCTCTAGTTATGTGACCCGTTTATAGATTGAGGTCCATACCAGGTCCGAATGAATAAAACCAGCCGCGTCTAATAGTGTGTGGAAACACTATTAGTAGCATGCGAGCTCTGCATCTTTGCCGCTGTATATCTTCTttcggccttcttgctcgCAACCGCAATTGCAACATCTAATGCGTTTTGACTGCTCTTCACGCTCGCAATGTTCTTGCCCGCGATGTCAAATGCCGTGCCATGGGCAGGCGTGGCTATCACCACCGGCAAGCCTCCTTGAACAGTCACTCCACCATCAAAGCCAATGACCTTGAGCGCAATCTGTCCTTGATCGTGGTACATGGTGATGATACCATCATAATTTGATcgaccgaggaagatggtgtcAGAAGGGTAAGGCCCTTTTACGTTCAGTCCTCTTGACTGAGCCATTTCAACGCCAGGCCTAATTGAATCAATTTCCTCGCGGCCAAATAGCCCGTTCTCGCCGTTGTGTGGGTTGAGCGCACAAACCCCAAGACGGGGGTTGTTGATGCCAAAGTCCGTCCTGGATTGCCATGTATCAGTTTCTGTCACAAAATTTTACGGAATGAGAAAACTTACAGCAAATTATTGAGAAGCTCAACCGCATCAAAGACAGTGGACTTCGAGATTCTCGACGAGACGTCCTTGATGGCCACATGGCTCGTAACCCGAGCAGTCCACAACCCTGGAATAATATTCACTTCACTAGTGGTACCATCATGATTGAGATGCTTAGCAAACCACCGTAactcgtcttcttcgtgcaTGCCAGCCATATGCAGCGATGTCTTGTTCAACGGCGTGAAGACAATagcatctgcttcatccCGATTGACCATCGCAACGGCGCGTTTCAGTTGATGGAATGTCCGCTCGCCGGCTTCCTTTGACACTTTGCCTCGCCCAATCGAAATAGTGGGCGCGGTACCATCGTCAAGTACTTTGACACTCTCTGGTCCCGCGACTTCGGAGATGGGGATTGTCACGTTGGCAACCGAAGCAGCTGCCTCGACTTCACATCTGTCAGCAAGCACAAGCAGGTCGGCTCTTGCTCTGTTCTGGGGGTTTGCGAGTAGCTTGGCAGCGAGTTCAGGTCCGACACCTGCTGGATCGCCGAGCGTGATAGCGATGCGTGGACGGAAAGTTGTCATGATGTAGAGGTTGACTATATCTGGATGAACTAGAGTGTATGCCCGTATTCCAAAAATTAAAAAGACCAGCGAGAAACCAAGCCTTTGACTTTGTGATAATTGGTGCCAACTTATCTCTCTACTCCGATTGATCTCCGCGTCCGGCAAAAAGCGCTTCCCTCCACATTCTGGTCGGTTTATCCCCACCGGCGAAACGCCGACGCACCCCGGCGGGGTGGGACCGGGCGGGATGAGCGCTGATTCTCCGCTCTCAATCGTGGCAGCCGACTATGCACTGCCATATGAAGGAACGCTGCTGCGGCCTGCATAATTGATGTTGTAGCAATTGAAACTGAAATCTGATTACATATACAAAAATATAGCTTTGTTCGGCGCGCGTTGCGAGCACCATGGGATACCCGACAGTGCCGCAATCTCGGTATTGCTGCGAAAGCTTAACGCTAAACTAATTTGGTCGAGTGCGGAGAATGGATTCtcggccaaggccgagaGGCTGTCACTGGCCGCGCAGTTATGTCTCTATTATTGACagcttcttgttctcctgACACTATTTTGGTTGCGTTGCTCAGAACTATCGCACATCTCGCAAAACAAGAGCCGGTATGTGTTTTGTGTCAATACTGGCAAAATAGAACAATGTACAGCTCTGAAATCAATGATGGACAAGCCCCGGCAGGAGCAGAAACGCCCCCTCCAAGAAAAAGGCAGCGTCGAGTAGTTTTGGATGATAGCGATGTCCAACCGTCGCGCAAAGGAACAGCATGCTCCATCTGTCGTCGACTCAAAGTGAAATGTGACTCCGCCGATCGCGGCATGGGCACCTGCTCTCGATGTTTGCGTCTTCAGTTACAATGTGTTAGTGAAAAGAAGGTGTGGATTAGCGCTGAGGGCGATGAGAAAACCCACCAGCCAACAGATGTGGTTCTATTCAAGCTTGAGCGAGCACTTGAAGATGtccttgagaagctcaacATGCCGGCCCTGGACTTATATGCCCAGCCTGTCATTTCGGAGACGCTTCAATCACCTCAGCCGACGAGGCAAAACTCGCAAGAGCCGGTATCTAGCACTGGGAGGAGAGACGAGCGTGACCTCTCGCCTGGAACAATGGGCAGTCTAATCGAGGCGACAAGAATGAATGGACTATGTAGCCAGCTGCGCAGTGTCAAGCAGAGGCGGAAAGGCGGGATGAGACGCATGGACTCCGATCTGATTGCAGAGAAATTACTGTCATATAAAGAGGCagaggagatgctggaaCTGTAAGTCCTTCTCCCCGCGGACTATCCGACTTGATCAAACAATTTGACAAAATATAGTTTCAAgactcttctctctcctcatcTCTTCTCTGCCACCATTTTACCGGATGCAACACTTGAAACTGTGCGAACGTCCTCTACCATTCTGTTTACAGCTATTATGCTTGTCAGCGCCCTGCATATTCCCGGTCGCGAATCCACACACGAAATCTGTCACAGCCGGTTCCTGGGTCTTATATCATCTGCTATTTTTGACCGATTTCACACCCTCGACGATATCCGGGGATTGTGCATCGCTGCATTTTGGG of the Penicillium psychrofluorescens genome assembly, chromosome: 1 genome contains:
- a CDS encoding uncharacterized protein (ID:PFLUO_001697-T1.cds;~source:funannotate), which produces MAARHEPSSLWWPEERIKSTLDAKYVTSILPAVNHPRLLDLPPWAEGLTSDTYLDWILLKAARLFLILSDIGVPERIFTLVDESLDDDNLPIAGDQVHLLRLSSDGGGSTLNAKFLRAQWRFLVRGIAEGEHVTYTEQESVPVEVMRGGNSAGMQGRDAEVDNIVLAGSVCRELLRSEVQLGVEPHFFKPEEVLQEIRSLQRLAHEHITSVYASYSVDRTICTLFTGATAERTLHSFLTDEPQSFKKLPKERRREILITWPHCLGSALAWLHAHGQPHGAIYPSNILVDPMFQISLGQFQALDSLLEPPRAHELESYNYSPPERWVRATARVQPPSTTPARTVLPSGSRTARRKRSTKSTLASLNESPPSSPDLPRPDSAASKGTAIHVGLPVSSSRSSFAPSTSSSSSSTYSGMNATTEGLRQHRSPSLMQRPQPRLSIASMTPSNSSSSPSSSSSSSSIMSSFAPARHSTNPVLSTWTSQQTSPLPSDVFSLAAITLDILTHLCKKSLSSFASHRSARNRSAGRGGGNADASFHLSRNAVQIQSWISLLEGDAKKRCRRKRASDDVFWAVPGMLSVVRSMLQSEPEMRPSARQVRKYFAADISRIPAADGANGVSVHCVSVAGSVAQKKRKVENSHPDKGNDIEKHNTAHVNGISALPSPMSGFDFGFSDDLCGSDANLSDDPASSSSFVKQDRLLVG
- a CDS encoding uncharacterized protein (ID:PFLUO_001698-T1.cds;~source:funannotate), giving the protein MKAATSIAFFSLLAAAQATGAYWGSEKCYSSPGRSPNQCNEWQKTGFDWTGLSTGSFGQYGGFDFSGFTCSSSFSGVSYGKRSGMRQGKCIEGTAYKSDSSSAPSFSCSGEEGGFSITNFHMSTSKKTDVQIIYGMPDGSQCRNTASCSSEGSIITNDQCGGATSVHFKLPDDSNDESCGFGIYSIGFDCTPGTTTTVPSVPTTTIVPYIPTTTILPSIPTTPVVPPEYTGSTTISTPLKLTTSTVYITSEITITKCASTVTNCPADSTSVVTSTIAVSTTICPVTQTTSTPASPTGVSPASTPAGSSVVSPTPSSPGGGSSVLSVPTTTPAPYGAGTISTPSAPGEPTVTVITYETTTVCPVTATITSGSSTFTTTSSTISTITITETSTVCTRCEGSTTTSVPSVPATTPAPSGVSATSTPGEPIVTVITYETTTVCPVTATITSGSSTFTTTSSTISTITITETSTVCTRCEGSTTTSVSAGTGSIPTPSGVGATSTSTSTTTSATSTSTTTSISTTTSATSTSTSTTTSVSTPSVPADTTTTVVTYETTTTCPVTATITSGTNTITTTSSTVSTVTLTSTSTYCPKCVSTTGTSPTSVPSAPCPSTVPQCINTWLSLLPKCTSNSDAKCFCPNKEFTKKVISCIDAWGASKAEVESAMSYFTGICAEWIPQNPAIVTAIPSTITVGPTGVSAASGSGISSVAVITSAPVTTITYSSFTVTVPQVKFTTSSAEGNSPTVGLIPAETPNGSSPVNTGLPASVPASSTMVVSSRPSTVATPSPTSVYSLASTVSFSSSLLLASLAALFGLML
- a CDS encoding uncharacterized protein (ID:PFLUO_001696-T1.cds;~source:funannotate) — translated: MRSSSALLAAPLSLLLGALQTVAVGAVPTISAVGSKFFYEDGTQYYLKGLAYQLTPQDPLIDTAQCKRDIALMSELGANAIRVYHVDPTGDHQGCMSAFADAGIYLFVDLDTFDTQIEQTDPHWNQTQFDRFQQVLDEFVQYDNTAGVFVGNEVLTTSAGSVAAPYVLAAARDVKAYRDQKGYREIPVGYSAADIPTLRPMLQNYLACGQNASDRLDFYSLNAYEWCGESSYTVSGYDMLEKNATGYPIPIFFSETGCIVPPPRTFDDQSAIFGPSMEDTWSGAIIYEWIEETNDYGLISYGPPDLNAPATNTLVVDGYTRQGTPTPILPDFTNLKSQWATLKPTGVALSDYRAAVSSISSLECPAFTNGAWEVEPSAQLPTLGQTYEKGAANAQATGSGGSGGSGGSGASTTTATGASATKTNAASALVIRGAPEMDRMVYLSIAFSSLVGFAAFWL
- a CDS encoding uncharacterized protein (ID:PFLUO_001699-T1.cds;~source:funannotate), with product MTTFRPRIAITLGDPAGVGPELAAKLLANPQNRARADLLVLADRCEVEAAASVANVTIPISEVAGPESVKVLDDGTAPTISIGRGKVSKEAGERTFHQLKRAVAMVNRDEADAIVFTPLNKTSLHMAGMHEEDELRWFAKHLNHDGTTSEVNIIPGLWTARVTSHVAIKDVSSRISKSTVFDAVELLNNLLTDFGINNPRLGVCALNPHNGENGLFGREEIDSIRPGVEMAQSRGLNVKGPYPSDTIFLGRSNYDGIITMYHDQGQIALKVIGFDGGVTVQGGLPVVIATPAHGTAFDIAGKNIASVKSSQNALDVAIAVASKKAERRYTAAKMQSSHATNSVSTHY